One segment of Candidatus Zixiibacteriota bacterium DNA contains the following:
- the ltaE gene encoding low-specificity L-threonine aldolase has product MQYIDLRSDTVTRPSEAMRNAIASAEVGDDVFGDDPTVIRLERKVAEMFGKEAALFVPSGTMGNQVAIRSLAQPGEEIICDEGCHIFNYEAAAGAALSGLLFHVVRGVRGVFTAADIAPLLRGGDLHSPRTGIIAIENTHNRAGGTIFPIDGMQSLRELADENRVAIHLDGARIWNAHVATGIPLSDYAQFADTINVCFSKGLGAPIGSAVVADRDLIAIARRNRKMFGGGMRQVGILAAAAVYALDHNIARLAEDHDNAWYLAESLSEIEEVYIDLDSVQTNIVVIGIEKSGREVSDVVAALKEKGVLAVGFGRHKIRCVTHMDVNREDIAEAIRVFREVFES; this is encoded by the coding sequence ATGCAATACATCGACCTCAGATCCGACACCGTCACTCGTCCGTCCGAAGCGATGCGCAATGCTATCGCCTCCGCCGAGGTCGGTGATGACGTCTTCGGCGACGATCCCACCGTCATCCGTCTCGAACGCAAAGTTGCCGAGATGTTCGGCAAGGAAGCCGCCTTGTTCGTGCCCTCCGGCACCATGGGAAATCAAGTCGCGATCCGCTCCCTCGCCCAGCCGGGCGAGGAAATTATCTGCGACGAGGGCTGCCACATCTTCAACTATGAAGCCGCCGCCGGAGCGGCGCTTTCGGGCTTGCTCTTCCACGTCGTCCGCGGCGTCCGCGGCGTCTTCACCGCCGCCGATATCGCCCCGCTGCTGCGTGGCGGCGATCTTCATTCGCCCCGTACCGGCATTATCGCTATTGAAAACACCCACAATCGCGCCGGCGGCACAATTTTCCCGATCGACGGCATGCAATCGCTGCGCGAGCTGGCCGACGAAAACCGCGTCGCCATCCACCTCGACGGCGCCCGCATCTGGAACGCCCACGTCGCCACCGGCATCCCGCTCTCTGACTATGCCCAGTTCGCCGACACGATCAACGTCTGCTTCTCCAAGGGCCTCGGCGCGCCGATCGGCTCGGCCGTCGTCGCCGACCGCGACCTCATCGCTATCGCCCGCCGAAATCGCAAAATGTTCGGCGGCGGTATGCGCCAGGTCGGTATCCTCGCCGCTGCGGCTGTCTACGCCCTCGATCACAACATCGCCCGCCTCGCTGAAGACCACGACAACGCCTGGTATCTCGCCGAATCCCTCTCCGAGATCGAAGAGGTCTACATCGACCTCGACAGCGTCCAAACCAATATCGTCGTCATCGGCATCGAGAAATCGGGCCGCGAAGTTAGCGATGTCGTCGCCGCCCTGAAGGAGAAGGGCGTCCTCGCCGTCGGCTTCGGCCGCCACAAGATCCGCTGTGTCACCCACATGGATGTCAACCGCGAGGACATCGCCGAGGCCATCCGTGTTTTCCGTGAAGTCTTCGAATCGTAA
- a CDS encoding MBL fold metallo-hydrolase: MPKLTVIGCSSGNPHPRLACSCYLLQAGQQRILLDIGEGASSAMQRLGHDPRRINAVVISHLHADHVMGLPLFIQWNYILKRRSRLDIYAPSEAVAGIKSLFDLTYLYPLKLSFPIQIHPINPGGEFSIGAVKVKAHPNSHLQRHRQLLTGSGKPNQAQCYSFVVQASRRRLVYSSDLGQAADLTGILAATNLLVVEASHVDFAALGSLLRTAGVTLVLVTHTDVGFDSQSARRELLRWGVRQIRLAREGLELDL; this comes from the coding sequence ATGCCCAAACTGACCGTCATCGGCTGCTCCTCCGGCAATCCGCATCCCCGGCTGGCCTGTTCCTGCTACCTCTTGCAGGCCGGACAACAGCGCATCCTCCTCGATATCGGCGAAGGCGCCAGCTCCGCGATGCAACGGCTCGGCCATGATCCGCGTCGCATCAATGCCGTCGTCATCTCGCACCTGCACGCCGATCATGTCATGGGTCTGCCGCTCTTCATCCAGTGGAACTACATCCTCAAACGCCGTTCGCGGCTCGACATCTACGCTCCCTCTGAAGCCGTCGCCGGTATCAAGTCGCTCTTCGACCTGACTTACCTCTATCCGCTCAAACTTAGCTTCCCGATACAAATCCATCCGATCAATCCCGGTGGCGAATTCTCGATCGGCGCTGTCAAGGTCAAGGCGCATCCCAATAGCCACCTCCAACGTCATCGCCAACTTCTTACAGGATCAGGCAAACCCAACCAGGCGCAGTGTTACTCCTTTGTTGTTCAGGCCTCCCGTCGCCGCCTCGTTTATTCCTCTGACCTCGGTCAGGCCGCCGATCTGACCGGTATTCTCGCCGCCACCAACCTGCTCGTTGTCGAGGCCAGCCACGTTGACTTTGCCGCTCTCGGTTCCTTGCTCCGCACCGCCGGCGTTACCCTCGTCCTTGTCACGCATACCGACGTCGGCTTTGATTCCCAGTCAGCGCGACGGGAGCTGCTGCGCTGGGGCGTCCGCCAAATCCGCTTGGCGCGCGAAGGCCTGGAGCTGGATCTATGA